A single region of the Lycium barbarum isolate Lr01 chromosome 2, ASM1917538v2, whole genome shotgun sequence genome encodes:
- the LOC132629449 gene encoding uncharacterized protein LOC132629449, whose product MATRKRKPGRVYKDSYEDTIRKIAEMERIETQESEDGSQSVDAFSTVMGPDHPGHVRLYGRGVTKTVLKGKAGDSGPSLNGTDELMKQKMEDMEGRMQKMQEKFDAQTEVMEQGITMNVIAQLQRLNPELVLDPSMLRFNFRSRGEAASSNNQGVENEEMEGDDRSEDF is encoded by the exons ATGGCTACAAGAAAGAGGAAACCTGGTCGAGTATACAAGGACTCATATGAAGATACGATTAGGAAAATA GCTGAAATGGAAAGAATAGAAACTCAAGAAAGCGAAGATGGAAGTCAATCAGTTGATGCATTTTCCACAGTTATGGGACCTGATCATCCGGGCCATGTAAGATTGTATGGGCGTGGGGTTACCAAAACTGTCTTGAAAGGGAAAGCGGGAGATTCTGGACCCTCTTTAAATGGTACTGATGAACTGATGAAGCAAAAAATGGAGGATATGGAAGGGAGGATGCAAAAAATGCAGGAAAAATTCGATGCACAAACGGAGGTTATGGAACAAGGTATTACAATGAACGTCATCGCACAACTTCAGCGTCTAAACCCAGAGTTAGTACTTGATCCTAGCATGCTAAGATTCAATTTTCGTTCGCGAGGAGAAGCTGCTAGTAGTAACAACCAAG GTGTTGAAAATGAAGAAATGGAAGGTGATGATCGGAGTGAAGACTTCTAA